In Drosophila bipectinata strain 14024-0381.07 chromosome 2R, DbipHiC1v2, whole genome shotgun sequence, one genomic interval encodes:
- the LOC108131513 gene encoding uncharacterized protein, whose product MFSFFSAVTAFETLIKRHLRQEPGVGATEVLRDGDVGRSRVGDPFLRDRLRTDHVQCSVRRREVGNIIMWHPHLLLVVSFEIFSTVRALYEQCNHQVKLQSGQKLLINSPYYPALYPVGTSCRYAVEAPKDQVLQFKCELQLQTLANDLKCRSEVFHFNSEGDEVLTSSEYFCGSGKFERKSFLNRAVISYISTGQAQPPSTVKLKDKLTGMPQKTTTSTSTTEAPKGDSIEEQDEEEEELEEQEEPEEDLSDEVLHVLQDVGVSDALAYVASLLYDDEESRKSSATIFSIPKTSAKRARIVANYPLAPLPGGGRFTCLVEAIRPTCTCGWSRYTSPRIASPVNEEAGLHEFPSMAGVLTKKQGKVFCGAAIIHHHYLLSAAHCFLGPETNKADQLRVVVGEHDLGSAYETFATRRYDLETLILHEDFSQANGQPRNDIALLKTRSPIVWSRNVGPACLPLQFTDDGKKLPLTGHQVVAAGWGTTSYGGPQTHRLLKTTLDVIDSQRCRQTLTSAVVPAHTFCTYTPGRDTCQYDSGGALYERIHGRLVAVGIVSFGQGCATQQPSVNTRVASFIKWIRAKSPEVSYCPGRI is encoded by the exons atgttttctttcttttcggCGGTAACTGCTTTCGAGACCCTAATTAAGCGGCATTTGAGGCAGGAACCGGGCGTGGGTGCCACAGAGGTGTTGAGAGATGGAGATGTAGGCAGATCGCGTGTTGGCGATCCATTCTTAAGAGACCGTCTCCGGACGGATCACGTTCAGTGCTCGGTTAGACGTCGCGAAGTCGGGAACATAATCATGTGGCATCCACATCTCTTGCTAGTAGTGTCTTTTGAGATATTTTCCACGGTCAGGGCCCTTTACGAACAGTGCAATCATCAGGTTAAACTGCAATCGGGCCAAAAGCTGCTCATCAACTCGCCCTATTACCCCGCCTTGTATCCTGTCGGCACATCCTGTCGCTATGCCGTGGAGGCCCCCAAGGATCAGGTGCTGCAGTTCAAGTGCGAGCTGCAATTACAAACG CTTGCCAATGATTTGAAATGCCGCTCGGAGGTCTTTCATTTCAATTCCGAAGGCGACGAGGTGTTAACAAGTTCCGAGTACTTTTGTGGCAGCGGAAAATTCGAGCGCAAAAGTTTTCTCAATCGTGCTGTGATTTCCTACATATCCACTGGCCAGGCCCAGCCCCCCTCGACTGTCAAGTTAAAGGATAAGCTCACGGGTATGCcgcaaaaaacaacaacttctaCTTCCACAACAGAGGCCCCCAAAGGTGATTCAATCGAAGAGCAGGATGAGGAAgaggaggagctggaggaaCAGGAAGAACCTGAGGAGGACCTCAGCGATGAGGTGTTGCACGTGTTGCAGGATGTGGGCGTTAGCGATGCACTGGCCTATGTGGCCTCACTTCTATACGATGACGAAGAGTCGAGGAAGTCAAGTGCCACGATTTTCAGCATTCCAAAGACTTCCGCAAAACGTGCGCGAATTGTTGCCAACTATCCGCTGGCCCCTCTGCCAGGAGGTGGCCGGTTCACCTGCCTGGTGGAGGCCATTCGGCCCACGTGCACCTGCGGCTGGAGTCGCTACACCTCTCCCCGGATAGCCAGTCCCGTGAACGAGGAGGCAGGCCTGCACGAGTTCCCATCCATGGCAGGGGTGCTGACCAAGAAGCAGGGCAAGGTCTTCTGCGGAGCTGCCATTA TTCATCACCATTATTTACTCTCCGCCGCTCATTGTTTTCTGGGTCCGGAAACCAACAAGGCCGACCAGCTaagggtggtggtgggggagCACGACTTGGGCAGTGCATATGAGACATTTGCCACCCGGCGCTATGACCTGGAGACCCTGATCCTGCACGAGGACTTTAGCCAGGCCAATGGGCAGCCTAGGAACGACATAGCCCTGCTCAAGACCCGATCGCCAATCGTCTGGAGTCGAAACGTTGGCCCAGCCTGCCTTCCCTTACAGTTCACGGATGATGGGAAGAAACTGCCCTTGACCGGACATCAAGTGGTGGCTGCCGGTTGGGGTACCACATCCTATGGTGGACCCCAGACCCATCGCCTGCTGAAGACCACTCTGGATGTGATCGATAGCCAGCGTTGTCGGCAAACCTTGACCTCGGCTGTGGTTCCGGCGCACACTTTCTGCACATATACGCCCGGACGGGACACGTGTCAGTACGATTCCGGAGGAGCTCTGTACGAGCGGATTCACGGACGCCTAGTGGCCGTGGGCATCGTCAGTTTTGGCCAGGGCTGTGCCACTCAGCAGCCGTCGGTCAACACCCGGGTCGCCTCGTTCATCAAGTGGATTCGCGCCAAGAGCCCCGAAGTGTCCTATTGTCCTGGCCGCATATGA
- the LOC108131501 gene encoding uncharacterized protein: protein MPIFSKNLPSLRQVTACSTRRTIGTGSSLEKAVLLTSSSLTNHTNPNRKDWPAREESFAAYQLLRQNQLKRTWSSRASSRLESHNMFRSVSRMDHAAPRRMPGMTTQAQARSRIANDHYSRHIADGDGASGDRKEEIMEHPQERFRNTVDRMDFEDDQKEEDVTFRTVRETVFGPPETNEEDEKERSRADNDLLKRVTSARPEPAQPSISKKVISPYNSYRNHRTRWAEFRHGMIYGRSSY, encoded by the coding sequence ATGCCAATATTCTCGAAGAATTTACCATCGTTGCGCCAGGTAACCGCGTGCAGCACTCGCCGGACCATCGGCACGGGATCCAGCTTGGAGAAGGCGGTCCTACTGACCAGCTCATCCTTAACTAATCACACCAATCCCAACCGCAAGGACTGGCCAGCGCGCGAGGAGTCCTTCGCCGCCTATCAGCTACTCCGCCAGAATCAATTGAAGCGCACCTGGAGTAGCCGCGCCTCCTCCCGCCTCGAGTCTCACAACATGTTTCGCAGTGTCTCCCGGATGGACCACGCTGCCCCGCGCCGGATGCCGGGTATGACCACCCAAGCCCAGGCGAGGTCACGGATCGCAAACGATCATTACTCGCGACACATTGCTGACGGGGATGGGGCATCGGGTGACAGGAAGGAGGAGATAATGGAGCACCCACAGGAAAGGTTTCGAAACACCGTCGACAGGATGGACTTCGAAGATGACCAAAAGGAGGAGGATGTGACCTTTCGCACGGTGAGGGAGACCGTGTTCGGTCCGCCCGAGACCAACGAGGAGGACGAGAAGGAGCGGTCTCGGGCCGATAACGACCTCCTCAAACGAGTAACCTCTGCACGGCCAGAACCTGCCCAACCGTCCATCTCCAAGAAGGTGATCTCGCCGTACAACTCATATCGCAACCATCGCACCCGCTGGGCGGAGTTCAGGCACGGCATGATCTACGGACGATCCTCATACTAG
- the LOC108131516 gene encoding venom serine protease has product MTGLRWSVFLGFFLISSALCQQQCTRMYDLQPNRVLNLTSANYPGAIPSGSNCRFRLRAPSNHVIHLSCRFEVFPDTCGSEFLFISRDGDLQFRDAERYCRMGQITRISNFQAMAFAYYSSNSFSQQRARLSCQAVARQVPCDCGWSFPERIANGVEAAKHEYPSMVGLRDLTSNLPIFCGGSIVSDRFIMTAAHCTARQPVASRLLALVGEHDLSTTSESIYAAQYRIQSIINHPGYAETNSGNINDIALLQTVTRIEWSRGVAPICLPIRQSDNNFNYQNVDILGWGTLGFAASKSNTLQKATLLTMDNGVCRSQYNSSIAPSQLCTYDATGRGRDSCQYDSGGPVILRQRDRMFQLGVISFGRACGQPYAIGVNTRITSHLNWMWRYLGGGVCVR; this is encoded by the exons ATGACCGGCCTAAGATGGTCTGTTTTTCTGggctttttcttaatcagTTCGGCCCTCTGCCAACAGCAGTGCACTCGGATGTACGACTTGCAGCCGAATCGAGTCCTGAATCTGACTAGTGCCAATTATCCTGGTGCCATCCCCAGTGGCAGCAACTGCAGATTTCGGCTGAGAGCTCCCAGCAATCATGTCATTCATCTAAGTTGCCGCTTCGAGGTG TTCCCGGACACCTGCGGCTCGGAGTTTCTGTTCATTTCCCGGGACGGGGACTTGCAATTTCGGGATGCCGAACGCTATTGCCGCATGGGTCAAATCACGAGGATATCCAACTTCCAGGCCATGGCCTTTGCCTACTATTCCAGCAATAGCTTCAGCCAGCAACGGGCCAGGCTCAGTTGCCAAGCGGTGGCCCGCCAAGTGCCCTGCGATTGCGGCTGGTCCTTTCCGGAGCGTATTGCCAACGGAGTGGAGGCGGCCAAGCACGAGTACCCCTCGATGGTGGGCCTCCGGGACTTGACCTCCAACCTGCCGATTTTCTGTGGAGGCAGCATAGTCAGCGATCGGTTCATTATGACGGCAGCTCACTGTACGGCTCGCCAGCCGGTCGCTAGTCGGTTACTGGCCTTGGTAGGAGAACATGATCTTAGTACGA CCAGCGAATCTATATACGCCGCTCAGTACCGCATTCAGAGTATTATAAACCATCCAGGATATGCAGAAACCAATTCAGGAAACATCAATGACATAGCCTTGCTGCAAACTGTTACTCGTATAGAATGGTCTCGTGGTGTGGCGCCCATTTGCTTGCCCATTCGACAATC TGACAACAACTTTAACTACCAGAATGTGGACATCCTGGGTTGGGGAACCCTGGGCTTTGCTGCCTCCAAGTCGAACACCCTTCAGAAGGCCACCTTACTGACCATGGACAATGGAGTGTGTCGGAGTCAGTACAATTCCAGCATAGCTCCGAGTCAACTTTGTACCTACGATGCCACAGGACGAGGTCGCGACTCGTGTCAGTACGACTCAGGGGGTCCTGTGATCCTGCGACAGCGCGACCGTATGTTCCAACTGGGCGTGATCAGTTTCGGACGAGCCTGCGGCCAGCCATATGCTATTGGGGTCAATACCCGGATAACCTCGCACCTCAACTGGATGTGGCGCTACTTGGGTGGTGGGGTTTGTGTTCGTTAG
- the LOC108131502 gene encoding uncharacterized protein: MMLSRALTGLAPMKASYSKRRMSDEKITFKRKRVKVIAQPRPIALPDVKRPPFLLVKSFLNLRQLNNENVAKKVSQATEDLSFKPHRTLLVGNNPYLPVSEQVDRNRSHATLLPNPSPEEIHETDPQTNQESDPIAETS, from the coding sequence ATGATGCTGAGTCGAGCCTTGACCGGACTAGCGCCTATGAAGGCGTCCTATTCGAAGCGCAGGATGTCCGACGAGAAGATTACTTTTAAACGAAAACGCGTCAAAGTAATAGCACAACCCCGTCCCATAGCCTTGCCGGATGTCAAGAGACCTCCCTTTCTTCTGGTCAAGAGCTTCTTAAACTTGCGGCAACTTAACAACGAAAACGTTGCGAAGAAGGTGTCGCAAGCTACGGAAGATCTGAGCTTCAAGCCACACCGGACTCTGCTCGTCGGAAACAATCCGTATCTACCAGTTTCGGAGCAGGTTGATAGGAATCGTAGTCATGCGACTTTGCTTCCAAATCCGAGCCCAGAGGAAATCCATGAAACGGATCCGCAAACTAATCAGGAGTCGGATCCGATAGCAGAGACGTCGTGA
- the LOC108131477 gene encoding venom serine protease — translation MLNRYLISIVLLSPAVLAYFEGCDNTYNLNPGTVYVESPYYPSNYPAGTSCRYKFKAPVDYYIQVQCTIALPSNNGQCNTDNFWLDSEGDLLMRGAENFCGSGTFSRESLFTELVFAYISTGTKGGSFRCTLTTVKQNCNCGWSATSRIANGEAATANEFPSMVALKDVTSSQPSFCGGTIVAHRYILTAAHCVYQVKQASNVVAIAGTNNLLNPSSSRYYQQYNIQQMIPHEQYVSEPNVKNDIAVFVTASNIMWSRGVGPICLPPVGTTASFSYENVDVIGWGTIFFAGPTSSNLQKINLMVVNNPDCQTEYNGVATINSGQMCTYDYSGTSRDSCQYDSGGPVILRKSKQFLLGVISFGKSCAETAYPMGVNTRITSYISWIRQKIGNSNCVVTLQ, via the exons ATGTTAAACCGCTATTTAATCTCAATAGTGCTACTGTCTCCCGCCGTTCTGGCCTACTTCGAGGGCTGTGACAACACCTATAATCTCAATCCGGGAACCGTTTACGTGGAGTCACCCTACTATCCTAGCAATTATCCTGCCGGCACATCCTGCCGCTACAAGTTTAAGGCACCCGTGGACTACTACATTCAGGTGCAATGCACCATTGCATTGCCATCG AATAATGGCCAGTGCAACACGGACAACTTTTGGCTGGACTCGGAAGGCGATCTTCTGATGCGCGGCGCTGAGAATTTCTGCGGCTCCGGGACCTTCTCGCGGGAGTCCCTCTTCACGGAACTGGTCTTTGCGTACATTTCGACGGGCACCAAGGGCGGCTCCTTCAGGTGCACCCTCACCACCGTGAAACAGAACTGCAACTGCGGCTGGTCGGCCACCTCCAGGATAGCCAATGGAGAGGCGGCGACTGCCAATGAATTTCCCAGCATGGTGGCCCTCAAGGATGTTACTAGCAGCCAGCCATCCTTTTGTGGAGGAACCATAG TGGCCCATCGTTATATACTGACTGCTGCTCATTGTGTCTATCAGGTGAAGCAGGCCAGTAATGTGGTGGCCATAGCTGGCACCAACAACCTCTTGAATC CTTCCAGTTCGCGGTACTACCAGCAGTATAACATCCAACAGATGATACCCCATGAGCAGTATGTCAGTGAGCCGAATGTAAAGAACGATATCGCCGTTTTCGTTACAGCCAGCAACATTATGTGGTCCCGGGGCGTAGGACCCATTTGCTTACCGCCAGTGGGAAC AACGGCCTCCTTTTCCTACGAAAATGTGGATGTGATCGGTTGGGGAACGATCTTCTTTGCCGGTCCCACGTCATCTAACTTGCAGAAGATCAACCTGATGGTGGTCAACAATCCGGACTGTCAGACGGAATACAATGGAGTGGCTACTATAAACTCCGGCCAGATGTGTACCTACGACTATTCGGGAACAAGTCGGGACTCCTGCCAGTACGATTCCGGTGGTCCAGTCATTCTGCGAAAGTCTAAGCAGTTCCTCCTCGGAGTGATTAGCTTTGGCAAGAGCTGTGCCGAGACAGCCTATCCGATGGGTGTGAACACCAGGATAACATCCTACATCAGCTGGATACGCCAGAAAATTGGCAACTCCAATTGTGTGGTTACCttgcaataa
- the LOC108131531 gene encoding uncharacterized protein, protein MSRKVNTLMGRTPVVRTLFRSIGTRPKFFGDISSSYHPEQRRTMPSVYFSKMELMPIVDTELHPSEWKTSRAKTANKIWRGSRKDHFDELYRKEQRCFSDSYRWSEFRRKFIYGSYL, encoded by the coding sequence ATGAGCCGGAAAGTGAACACCCTGATGGGAAGGACCCCCGTAGTCCGGACTCTCTTCCGAAGCATCGGGACGCGTCCAAAATTCTTCGGCGATATCAGCTCCAGTTACCACCCGGAGCAGCGCCGCACCATGCCGTCGGTGTACTTCAGCAAGATGGAACTGATGCCTATTGTCGATACAGAGCTGCATCCCAGCGAGTGGAAGACCAGTCGCGCCAAAACGGCCAACAAGATTTGGAGGGGTTCGCGAAAGGATCACTTCGATGAGCTGTACAGGAAGGAGCAACGCTGCTTTTCGGACTCCTATCGCTGGTCAGAGTTTCGTCGGAAGTTCATTTACGGCAGTTACCTCTAG
- the LOC108131505 gene encoding uncharacterized protein — MFLGNKLYKCPLNTKPMVGMCLGRALCGIMPQNVAGSRSLHHKRVRRPLPVVPDRRTFSRAETTKPPRLLVRSFQALNQINSSYMREMTSEGSDQFLSKWKWL; from the coding sequence atgtttttaggcAATAAATTGTACAAGTGTCCTTTAAATACAAAACCCATGGTCGGAATGTGCCTAGGTCGAGCCCTCTGTGGTATAATGCCACAAAATGTGGCGGGGAGCCGGAGCTTGCATCACAAACGCGTGAGAAGGCCACTTCCCGTGGTTCCAGATCGGAGAACCTTTTCCCGGGCTGAGACAACGAAGCCGCCACGGCTGCTGGTCAGAAGCTTCCAAGCCTTGAATCAAATTAACTCTTCCTATATGCGAGAGATGACGAGCGAGGGTAGTGACCAGTTCTTATCGAAATGGAAATGGTTATAG